A genomic segment from Hippoglossus stenolepis isolate QCI-W04-F060 chromosome 3, HSTE1.2, whole genome shotgun sequence encodes:
- the scn8ab gene encoding sodium channel, voltage gated, type VIII, alpha subunit b isoform X3, which produces MAAPLMAPPGPDSFKKFTPESLANIEKRINEEKNKKPPKPRSDSSHRDTSDENEPKPNRDLEAGKSVPFIYGDVPNGMFSTPLQDLDPYYLNKKTFIVINKGKTIFRFSATPSVYILSPFNLLRRIAIKILIHSLFSMIIMCTILTNCIFMTFSDPPEWSKQVEYTFTGIYTFESLTKIVARGFCIDGFTFLRDPWNWLDFMVISMAYVTEFVDLGNVSALRTFRVLRALKTISVIPGLKTIVGALVQSVKKLSDVMILTVFCLGVFALIGLQLFMGNLRNKCVNWPINMTEQYLPNGSRGFDWGTYVMDKKNFYFLHGQIDALICGNSSDSGNCPEGFTCMKAGVNPNYGYTSFDSFGWAFLTLFRLMTQDFWENLYMLTLRAAGKTYMIFFVLVIFVGSFYLVNLILAVVAMAYEEQNQATIEEAEQKEAEFKAMLEQLKRQQEETQAAAMATSAGTVSEAALEDEGGGHLSRSSSEVSKLSSKSAKERRNRKKKWRQKEQDKEKGDSEKVVKSESDDGSKKSTIRFPGSRLGRKTSIMNQSLLSIPGSPFMSRHNSRSSIFSFKGRSKDMGSENEFADDEHSTVEESEDRRGSLFIPYRRNSYSGYSQGSSRIHPLAPHSGGKRNSTVDCNGVVSLIGPGPGRRLLPETTDVEIKKKQSGSLMVSVDQLNSSFKGKDRANSQMSVVTNTLLEELEESQRKCPPCWYKFANVFLIWECFPMWLKIKHIVYLIVMDPFVDLAITICIVLNTLFMAMEHYPMTEQFEGVLSVGNLVFTGIFAGEMFAKLVAMDPYYYFQEGWNCFDGFIVTLSLVELGLADVEGLSVLRSFRLLRVFKLAKSWPTLNMLIKIIGNSVGALGNLTLVLAIIVFIFAVVGMQLFGKSYKDCVCKIAEDCKLPRWHMHDFFHSFLIVFRVLCGEWIETMWDCMEVAGQTMCLTVFMMVMVIGNLVVLNLFLALLLSSFSADNLAATDDDGEPNNLQLAVARIKIGIAWFKVNMRVFVATVLKKPIEDEQKPLDDMYEKKLNCIANHTVDINRELDYAKNGNGTTSGIGSSVGKYMIDEDFMSFIHNPNLTVCVPIAVGESDFENLNTEDFSSESDVENSKDMDDTSSSEGSTIDIKPDVEEVAVVEVVEEYLDPDACWTDECVAKYKCCDVPITFGWGKHWWFLRKTCYLIVEHNWFETLIIFMILLSSGALAFEDVYIEQRKTVKIILEYADRVFTYIFILEMLLKWVAYGFVKYFTNAWCWLDFFIVDVSIVSLIANALGYSDLGPIKSLRTLRALRPLRALSRFEGMRVVVNALVGAIPSIMNVLLVCLIFWLIFSIMGVNLFAGKYYFCFNDTEEAYFHPNDVNNKSECLALISANNTEVRWKNVKINFDNVGAGYLALLQVATFKGWMDIMYAAIDSRKVGDQPLYEDNLYMYIYFVIFIIFGSFFTLNLFIGVIIDNFNQQKKKFGGQDIFMTEEQKKYYNAMKKLGSKKPQKPIPRPQNKIQGMVFDFVTQQVFDISIMILICLNMVTMMVETDDQSEDTEIVLYWVNFIFIVVFTTEFVLKLFALRHYYFTNGWNIFDVVVVILSIVGMFLADIIEKYFVSPTLFRVIRLARIGRILRLIKGAKGIRTLLFALMMSLPALFNIGLLLFLVMFIFSIFGMSNFGYVRHGAGIDDMYNFETFGNSMIILFMITTSAGWDGLLLPILNYPPDCNPKLENPGTPATGDCGNPSVGIFFFVMYIIISFLIVVNMYIAIILENFSVATEESADPLSEDDFETFYEIWEKFDPDASQFITYSKLSDFADALEHPLRVPKPNTIELIAMDMPMVSGDRIHCLDILFAFTKRVLGDSGELDMLRQQMEERFVAANPSKVSYEPITTTLRRKQEDMSSRIIQRAYRSYLARRGFICKRKPANNKVENGGKNEEQEKKESTPSTASLPSYDSVTKPDKEKQDDDNNEGKGGRKEKGRNQKDIRESKC; this is translated from the exons ATGGCCGCACCCCTTATGGCACCCCCAGGACCTGACAGCTTCAAGAAATTCACCCCAGAGTCGCTTGCGAACATCGAGAAGCGCATCAATgaagagaagaacaagaagcCGCCCAAGCCCAGATCAGACAGTAGTCACCGTGACACATCTGACGAAAATGAGCCCAAGCCAAACAGGGACCTGGAGGCTGGGAAGAGCGTGCCGTTCATCTACGGTGATGTTCCTAATGGAATGTTTTCCACGCCGCTGCAGGATTTGGACCCCTACTACTTGAACAAGAAA acaTTTATAGTCATAAACAAAGGGAAAACAATCTTCCGCTTCAGTGCCACGCCCTCTGTGTACATCTTAAGCCCTTTTAATCTACTTAGGCGAATAGCTATTAAGATTTTGATACATTC GTTATTCAGCATGATCATCATGTGTACGATTTTGACCAACTGTATATTCATGACATTTAGTGATCCTCCGGAGTGGTCTAAACAAGTAGA gtaTACCTTCACGGGGATCTATACGTTTGAGTCACTCACAAAAATTGTGGCCCGAGGCTTCTGTATAGATGGGTTCACCTTTCTCCGAGACCCATGGAACTGGCTGGATTTCATGGTCATCTCAATGGC ATATGTAACAGAGTTTGTGGACCTTGGGAATGTCTCGGCGCTGAGAACGTTCAGGGTTCTCCGAGCATTGAAAACAATTTCTGTCATTCCAG GTCTGAAGACCATTGTGGGCGCTCTTGTCCAATCTGTGAAGAAGTTGTCCGACGTGATGATCCTGACAGTATTCTGTCTCGGAGTCTTCGCTTTGATTGGATTGCAGCTGTTCATGGGTAACCTGCGAAACAAATGTGTAAACTGGCCAATCAACATGACTGAGCAGTACCTGCCAAATGGCAGCAGGGGCTTTGACTGGGGCACATACGTCATGGATAAAA AAAATTTCTACTTCCTCCACGGTCAGATTGATGCTCTAATATGTGGAAATAGTTCTGACTCAGG AAATTGCCCAGAGGGATTTACATGTATGAAAGCCGGAGTGAACCCCAACTACGGCTACACCAGCTTTGACAGCTTCGGATGGGCTTTCCTCACCCTTTTTCGCCTCATGACCCAGGACTTCTGGGAAAATCTTTACATGCTG aCTCTGCGAGCTGCAGGGAAGACCTACATGATCTTCTTTGTGCTTGTCATCTTCGTGGGGTCCTTCTACCTGGTGAATCTCATCTTGGCTGTGGTGGCCATGGCTTATGAGGAGCAGAACCAGGCCACTATTGAGGAGGCGGAGCAAAAAGAGGCCGAATTCAAGGCAATGCTTGAGCAGCtgaagaggcagcaggaggaaacacag GCGGCTGCCATGGCGACATCTGCAGGCACTGTGTCTGAGGCTGCGttggaggatgaaggaggggGGCACTTGTCCCGCAGCTCCTCTGAGGTTTCCAAGCTGAGCTCCAAGAGCGCCAAGGAACGTCGCAATCGCAAAAAGAAATGGCGTCAGAAAGAGCAAGATAAAGAGAAGGGAGACAGTGAAAAGGTTGTTAAGTCTGAGTCAGATGATGGGAGCAAGAAAAGCACCATTCGTTTCCCCGGAAGCCGGCTGGGGAGAAAGACATCCATCATGAACCAG TCACTACTGAGCATCCCAGGCTCGCCCTTTATGTCACGCCACAACAGCCGCAGCAGCATCTTCAGCTTCAAAGGCCGTTCCAAGGACATGGGCTCAGAGAACGAGTTTGCGGATGATGAGCATAGTACAGTTGAGGAGAGCGAAGACCGTCGGGGCTCCCTGTTTATCCCTTACCGCCGCAACAGCTATAGTGGTTACAGCCAAGGCTCATCGCGCATCCACCCACTGGCACCCCACTCTGGAGGGAAGAGGAACAGCACAGTGGACTGCAATGGCGTGGTGTCTCTCATAGGACCTGGGCCCGGCAGACGGCTTCTGCCTGAG ACTACAGACGTGGAGATTAAGAAGAAGCAATCTGGCTCTCTCATGGTCTCTGTGGATCAGCTCAACTCCTCGTTCAAAGGAAAGGACCGGGCCAACAGTCAGATGAGTGTGGTCACCAACACACTATTAGAGG agttGGAGGAGTCTCAGAGGAAGTGTCCTCCCTGTTGGTACAAGTTCGCCAACGTCTTCCTCATCTGGGAGTGCTTTCCCATGTGGCTGAAGATCAAGCACATTGTCTACTTGATTGTCATGGACCCATTTGTGGACCTCGCCATCACCATCTGCATTGTCCTCAATACCCTCTTCATGGCCATGGAGCACTACCCCATGACTGAACAATTTGAGGGGGTTCTGTCCGTTGGTAACCTG GTTTTCACAGGCATTTTTGCTGGCGAGATGTTTGCCAAACTGGTTGCCATGGATCCCTACTACTACTTTCAAGAAGGCTGGAACTGCTTTGATGGCTTCATCGTGACTCTGAGTTTAGTGGAGCTAGGTCTGGCGGATGTGGAAGGTCTGTCAGTGCTCCGATCCTTCCGATTG TTACGAGTGTTCAAATTGGCCAAATCGTGGCCCACCCTCAACATGCTCATCAAGATCATCGGTAACTCTGTGGGAGCTCTGGGTAATCTGACCCTGGTGCTGGCCATCATCGTCTTCATCTTCGCCGTGGTGGGCATGCAGCTCTTTGGAAAAAGTTACAAGGACTGTGTGTGTAAGATCGCGGAGGACTGTAAGCTGCCTCGCTGGCACATGCATGACTTCTTCCACTCCTTCCTGATTGTGTTCAGAGTGTTGTGTGGCGAGTGGATTGAGACCATGTGGGACTGTATGGAGGTGGCAGGACAGACCATGTGTCTCACTGTCTTCATGATGGTCATGGTCATCGGAAACCTGGTG GTACTGAACCTGTTCCTGGCCTTGCTGCTGAGTTCATTCAGTGCCGACAACCTCGCCGCAACAGATGATGATGGGGAGCCCAACAACCTCCAGCTCGCAGTCGCCCGCATTAAGATAGGGATTGCCTGGTTCAAGGTCAACATGCGAGTCTTTGTGGCCACAGTGCTTAAGAAG CCTATAGAGGACGAACAGAAGCCTCTGGATGATATGTATGAAAAGAAGCTAAACTGCATCGCAAACCACACGGTGGACATCAACCGTGAACTGGACTATGCCAAAAACGGCAATGGCACCACCAGCGGCATTGGAAGCAGCGTGGGGAAGTATATGATTGATGAGGACTTCATGTCCTTCATCCATAACCCCAACCTTACTGTTTGTGTTCCCATCGCGGTCGGGGAGTCAGACTTTGAAAATCTGAATACAGAAGACTTCAGCAGTGAATCAGACGTGGAGAACAGCAAAGAT ATGGATGACACCAGTTCGTCTGAGGGCAGCACAATAGACATCAAGCCTGACGTGGAGGAGGTGGCGGTCGTGGAGGTGGTAGAGGAGTACCTTGACCCGGACGCCTGCTGGACAGATG AATGTGTGGCCAAATACAAGTGCTGTGATGTCCCCATCACTTTCGGCTGGGGGAAACACTGGTGGTTCCTGAGAAAGACCTGCTACCTGATCGTAGAACACAACTGGTTCGAAAccctcatcatcttcatgaTCCTGCTCAGCAGCGGCGCATTG GCCTTCGAGGACGTGTACATCGAGCAGAGGAAGACGGTCAAAATCATTCTGGAGTACGCTGATCGTGTTTTCACCTACATCTTCATTCTGGAGATGTTGCTCAAATGGGTGGCCTACGGCTTTGTCAAGTACTTCACTAATGCCTGGTGTTGGTTGGACTTCTTCATTGTGGAT GTGTCTATAGTCAGCCTTATAGCTAATGCGTTGGGCTACTCCGATCTAGGCCCGATTAAATCACTAAGGACACTGAGGGCCTTGAGACCCCTCAGGGCCCTGTCACGTTTTGAAGGGATGAGG GTGGTGGTGAACGCCCTGGTGGGTGCGATCCCCTCTATCATGAACGTGCTGCTGGTGTGTCTCATCTTCTGGCTCATCTTTAGCATCATGGGCGTCAACCTGTTCGCTGGGAAGTATTACTTCTGTTTCAATGACACGGAAGAGGCGTACTTCCACCCCAATGACGTTAACAACAAATCGGAGTGTCTTGCCCTCATTAGCGCAAACAACACGGAAGTCAGATGGAAAAACGTCAAGATCAATTTCGACAATGTGGGTGCTGGATACCTGGCGCTCCTGCAAGTG GCAACATTCAAAGGCTGGATGGACATTATGTACGCAGCAATAGATTCTAGAAAG GTGGGGGACCAGCCCCTCTACGAGGACAACTTATACATGTACATCTACTttgtcatcttcatcatcttcggCTCGTTCTTCACACTGAACCTCTTCATTGGTGTCATCATTGACAACTTCAaccagcaaaagaaaaag TTTGGAGGTCAGGATATATTCATGACAGAAGAGCAGAAGAAATACTACAATGCCATGAAGAAACTAGGGTCAAAGAAACCACAGAAACCGATACCTAGGCCTCAG AACAAAATACAGGGCATGGTGTTTGACTTTGTGACGCAGCAAGTGTTTGACATCTCCATCATGATCCTCATCTGCCTCAACATGGTCACCATGATGGTAGAGACGGACGATCAGTCCGAGGACACTGAGATCGTGCTCTACTGggtcaacttcatcttcattgTGGTCTTCACAACCGAGTTTGTACTCAAGCTCTTTGCACTGCGTCACTACTACTTCACCAATGGCTGGAACATCTTTGACGTGGTTGTGGTCATCCTTTCAATTGTGG GAATGTTTCTGGCCGACATAATCGAGAAGTACTTTGTGTCGCCGACACTGTTCAGAGTGATTCGTCTGGCTCGTATTGGCAGAATCCTGCGTCTTATCAAGGGCGCCAAAGGCATCAGAACTCTTCTGTTTGCCCTCATGATGTCTCTCCCGGCCTTGTTCAACATTGGCCTGCTACTCTTCCTGGTTATGTTTATCTTCTCTATCTTTGGCATGTCCAACTTTGGTTATGTAAGGCACGGAGCTGGAATCGATGACATGTACAACTTCGAGACGTTCGGGAACAGCATGATCATCCTGTTTATGATCACCACATCAGCTGGCTGGGACGGCTTGCTGCTGCCCATTCTGAACTACCCTCCGGACTGCAACCCTAAATTAGAGAATCCTGGTACTCCCGCCACAGGAGACTGTGGGAACCCATCTGTGGGCATCTTCTTCTTTGTTATGTACATTATCATTTCTTTCCTAATTGTGGTCAACATGTACATCGCCATCATCCTGGAGAACTTCAGTGTAGCCACAGAGGAGAGTGCCGACCCACTCAGTGAAGACGACTTTGAGACCTTTTATGAGATTTGGGAGAAGTTCGACCCCGATGCCTCTCAGTTCATCACCTATTCCAAGCTTTCTGACTTTGCCGATGCACTTGAACATCCTTTGCGAGTCCCCAAGCCCAACACCATTGAACTGATCGCCATGGACATGCCGATGGTGAGCGGCGACCGCATCCACTGCCTGGACATCCTGTTCGCCTTCACCAAGCGTGTGCTGGGTGACAGTGGCGAACTGGACATGTTACGACAGCAAATGGAGGAGCGGTTTGTGGCAGCCAATCCCTCCAAGGTCTCTTACGAGCCCATCACCACCACTCTGAGGCGCAAGCAGGAGGACATGTCCTCCAGAATCATTCAAAGAGCCTACCGCTCCTACCTGGCCAGGCGGGGCTTTATCTGCAAGCGCAAACCAGCCAATAACAAAGTAGAGAATGGCGGAAAGAATgaagaacaggaaaaaaaggaaagcacCCCTTCCACTGCCTCCCTGCCCTCCTATGATAGTGTAACCAAAcctgataaagaaaaacaggatgaCGACAACAACGAGGgcaagggagggaggaaagagaagggaaGAAACCAAAAAGACATCAGGGAATCTAAATGTTAA